A window of the Streptomyces formicae genome harbors these coding sequences:
- a CDS encoding DUF6766 family protein: MRRFLHDNSLTLAFGLAFLVVLACQAVAGHAEFNQQLAVDGLAQIGLGEYVMSSDFAVDVTENWQSELLAVASMAVLSVYLRQRGSPESKPVGAAHTSTGVEG; the protein is encoded by the coding sequence ATGCGCCGATTCCTGCACGACAACAGCCTCACCCTGGCCTTCGGCCTCGCCTTCCTCGTGGTGCTGGCATGCCAGGCCGTGGCAGGTCACGCCGAGTTCAACCAGCAGCTCGCGGTCGACGGCCTGGCGCAGATCGGTCTGGGCGAGTACGTCATGTCGTCGGACTTCGCGGTGGACGTGACGGAGAACTGGCAGTCGGAGCTGCTCGCCGTCGCCTCGATGGCCGTCCTGTCCGTGTACCTCAGGCAGCGGGGCTCACCGGAATCGAAGCCGGTCGGCGCGGCGCATACGTCGACGGGCGTCGAGGGTTGA
- a CDS encoding SsgA family sporulation/cell division regulator: protein MSTPVDATFCYDVDDPFVVRAEFRPMHDSSVTWDLGRDLLDSGTKDTAGAGEVRVWPLLADRGDNSVFLRIGPPRASALFEIDLSGLRAWLRRTYLHVPRGSEADRIDWGALARRLLTDS from the coding sequence GTGAGCACGCCCGTCGACGCGACCTTCTGCTACGACGTGGACGATCCGTTCGTCGTGCGGGCCGAGTTCCGGCCGATGCACGACTCGTCGGTCACCTGGGATCTGGGCCGCGACCTTCTCGACTCGGGGACCAAGGACACCGCGGGGGCCGGGGAGGTGCGCGTCTGGCCACTCCTGGCAGACCGCGGCGACAACAGCGTTTTTCTCCGCATCGGCCCTCCCCGGGCCAGTGCGCTGTTCGAGATCGACCTCAGCGGGCTTCGAGCGTGGCTGCGCCGGACGTACCTTCATGTCCCGCGCGGCTCGGAAGCCGACCGTATCGACTGGGGTGCGCTGGCGCGCCGCTTGCTGACCGACTCCTGA
- a CDS encoding plasmid stabilization protein: MPRGSSSKRERQYEHIKEGAEKRGESTKRAKEIAARTVNKERARSGESRTASKSSTQDKSSSQRGGERSGKGSGGPTYDQLYAEAQRRNIHGRSSMDKSELKRSLGR, translated from the coding sequence ATGCCTCGTGGATCGAGCTCCAAGCGGGAGCGTCAGTACGAACACATCAAGGAGGGCGCGGAGAAGCGCGGAGAGAGCACGAAACGCGCCAAGGAGATCGCGGCCCGCACGGTGAACAAGGAACGGGCCCGCTCGGGCGAGTCCCGCACCGCGAGCAAGAGCTCCACCCAGGACAAGTCGTCCTCGCAGCGCGGCGGAGAACGCTCCGGCAAGGGCTCCGGAGGCCCGACCTACGACCAGCTCTACGCCGAGGCCCAGCGCCGCAACATCCACGGGCGCTCCTCCATGGACAAGTCCGAGCTGAAGCGGTCCCTCGGCCGCTGA
- a CDS encoding EamA family transporter — protein sequence MPEVLALSAAVLFGLVHFFSGLLARRADSYGVAVSGQLGGLILMLSVALAVTVPDLDVPILTASHVTAGAMAWGALSGVGTGMGVAHLYRGFAEGQMSVVAPLSDLAAVALPVLVSVAVFGDRPGAPAWLGIAVALPALWMVSHGGRPSVSGTAHGGARYGLLAGVGFAVQFLAISRIDPAAGPWPILAARVAATLTIVPMARAAGATLRIPRHLVAPALFLGSIGSVALVLFLAATLDQLVALATVLAAMYPAITVVLAIVCLHERPTCVQTAGLACTAVAVALIALG from the coding sequence ATGCCCGAGGTGCTGGCGCTGAGCGCGGCGGTCCTCTTCGGGCTGGTGCACTTCTTCAGCGGGCTGCTCGCCCGGCGGGCCGACAGCTACGGTGTCGCGGTCTCCGGCCAGCTCGGCGGCCTGATTCTCATGCTGTCCGTGGCGCTCGCGGTCACCGTCCCGGACCTCGACGTGCCGATCCTCACGGCCTCGCACGTCACTGCCGGCGCCATGGCCTGGGGCGCACTGTCGGGCGTGGGCACCGGAATGGGCGTCGCCCACCTCTACCGGGGCTTCGCCGAGGGGCAGATGAGCGTGGTCGCACCCCTCAGCGACCTCGCCGCGGTCGCCCTGCCGGTGCTGGTGAGCGTGGCCGTGTTCGGGGACCGGCCGGGCGCGCCGGCCTGGCTGGGCATCGCCGTGGCGCTGCCGGCCCTGTGGATGGTCTCGCACGGCGGCCGGCCCTCGGTCTCCGGCACGGCCCACGGCGGCGCACGGTACGGTCTGCTCGCCGGGGTCGGCTTCGCGGTGCAGTTCCTGGCGATCTCCCGAATCGACCCCGCGGCGGGCCCCTGGCCGATCCTGGCCGCCCGCGTCGCGGCGACCCTCACGATCGTCCCGATGGCCCGTGCGGCCGGGGCGACCCTGCGGATCCCCCGGCACCTGGTCGCTCCGGCCCTGTTCCTGGGGTCGATCGGCTCCGTGGCGCTCGTGCTGTTCCTGGCCGCCACCCTCGATCAGCTCGTGGCGCTCGCCACCGTCCTCGCCGCGATGTACCCGGCGATCACCGTCGTGCTCGCCATCGTCTGCCTGCACGAACGGCCCACCTGTGTGCAGACGGCCGGCCTGGCCTGCACCGCCGTCGCGGTCGCCCTCATCGCCCTCGGCTGA
- a CDS encoding DUF6480 family protein has translation MTTNNPEPDPRASPGPAPERLVPPGETPPAEASAASGAGPYQAPTRGWSKAPMAAIIVLALLIAAFFLAYALVLIV, from the coding sequence ATGACCACGAACAATCCTGAACCCGATCCTCGTGCGAGCCCTGGACCGGCGCCTGAGCGTCTGGTGCCGCCGGGCGAGACTCCGCCCGCCGAGGCGAGCGCCGCCTCGGGGGCCGGCCCGTACCAGGCCCCCACCCGCGGCTGGTCTAAGGCGCCGATGGCCGCCATCATCGTCCTCGCCCTGCTGATCGCCGCGTTCTTCCTGGCGTACGCCCTCGTCCTGATCGTCTGA